The Dioscorea cayenensis subsp. rotundata cultivar TDr96_F1 chromosome 8, TDr96_F1_v2_PseudoChromosome.rev07_lg8_w22 25.fasta, whole genome shotgun sequence genome segment ttcttcttttcttgtttactaATTCTCGTGTGTGTGTTTTCTACTATTGTCTTGATTTAATGTTTCTGTTTGTGCATGTTGGCTTTAATCTTTTGGCGTCTGTAAAACAGTGAGAATTGAAGATACTGGGATGTGCTAGTGGAATAGCAATGCTAAATTCTGTGAAAATTatgtttcattgaatttctttggTGATATGTTTTGCTTGCTTGTGAACGTTTGATTTCTTTCATGGTGGTGTCTTGATTTAGTGCTTTTATTGTGCCGTATAAATTTGTCTTTCAACTTCTTTTCCTTGATACTTCAATGCTTTTTCATTTTAGCCCGGGAAGTAAGAAGGATACTTCCTTCTTTTCTGTGTTTTCTTGAATAGATAACTTCTAATTTCTATTATACAGAGTCATATTGTAACGTTTTAACCTAAAAGATCTTGTTTATAATGTTATTGGTGGTTGAGGTTTTCGTCTCCTACATTCTGGTAAGAAGAATTCAGTTTAGAATTTGTTGCCATTGATGACTGAAACTGAGTAATTTATTGTTTGCAGATAATGCCACTATCGGGATACTTCGTGAGCAAGATGTTAAAGTTGCCGGCACATTATGCCGCTGGTTTGATTTTACTTGGCTGCTGCCCTGGAGGTCTCTAAGTTGAAACTCTTGTTAATTAGTTTTGCAACTATAACTTCTAAAGCTTTAGCTAAGCATGCCGTGTTGTTTCTGCAGGCACTGCTAGTAATATTGTCACATATCTTGCACGGTAACCAACTGCACCATATTTGTTGTATTCCTGAATTACATGAGGTCATTGATTTCTACTCTACAATAATCGCAGGGGAAACGTAGCTTTATCAGTACTGATGACAGCTGCAAGTACCTTTGCCGCTGTGGTATTGATGCTTCTGTTTTGTCATTGGGCATTCTATTGTAGTTGAGTCTTTTGCTTTGATTTCTCCCTCTTACTATTTCTTTGTTGGTTGTAGATAATGACACCATTTCTGACCTCCAAACTTGCCGGGCAATTTGTTACAGTGGATCCAATTTGGCCTTTTTACATCAACAGTGCAGGTGTGCGAATCATATTCATTTTGTGTTTGCTCGTTCTGCTCTCCTCCCACCATTTGAAGTGATCGGATCTTATTGGTTTAGGTGGTTCTTGCTCCTGTTATATTTGGTGCTATTTTGAACCAGTATTGCAACAACTTGGTTGAGTTTGTTTCTCCTGTAATGCCATTCATTGCTGTAGTGACCGTAGCCATTCTGTGTGGTGGTGCTATAGCTCAGAGTGCCTCGGTGATTCTTACGTCAGGTTTGCAAGTGGTGTTTTCTGTCTGCTTGCTTCATGGCTTAGGCTTTTTCTTTGGCTATCTGTTTTCAAGGATGATGGGTATTGATGTGTCTTCTTCCCGCACAATATCTATCGAGGTTGGCATGCAGGTCAGTAAGatcatttgaattttagttCAGGACTATGGTGTTACAATCTCTGGCTTtgattgtaaataatttttttcggtttttccTCATCTTTGATATGCTTTATAATGCAGAATTCAGTGCTTGGATTAGTGCTTGCAAATCAACATTTTGGGAATCCTCTCACTGCAGTTCCATGTGCCGTTGCCAGTGTCGTCCACTCAGCTTATGGCAGTTTGTTAGCAGGAATTTGGCGGGGAATGCCACCAAAAATTGAGAGGAATGAAGAGGACTGATGCTTCAAATGATGAGAGTTTTCATATAAATCAAGTTCTTTCAGATTGTTTTTATAGTCAATGGATTTGTTTCTAGGCTTATGACTGAACAAGAGAATTTGTTTTAAGTACGTTTCATGAAAACCATATCGCTAAATAAGAATGGTGTTGTCTTTGCACCAGTTTCAATGGAATTTAAGTTCATCACAATATTATAATGTGAGGTTTTTACTTGTCCCCCCTTGAAAATTGGGAAATTACATGCCCTGTGCCTTGGGTTTCCAAATATTACTCTCTTAAATCTATTCTGCATGTCACCCAAAGGCAATTTTTGCTGTTTCAATTTGGGggttaaaatgatatatatatatttgactaaTAGATGACCAGGATGATTTACggactttttaaaaaaatctcctcCTTTGTAACCCTCAGTGTCCCAACAGTATAGAAATAGTAATGTTGGGAAGGATTCGAACTATTGCTCTCCTCTTAACACTCTTGTGTCGTTAAATAACCCAATAGTTGactacaattatatttttacttttttgtttatataaatatcactaatattcaatatatttaaaagttaaaacgtCAAAAACGATCCCATGATGAcggataaaataaaattaaaaaaagttaatgtaataattaaaaaatcagagGTTGGCGGCGAGTGACTTCGTTATTCTTGAAGAAGGTGGCGGGtaaaaaactcaataaaaattaacaattttcTTCTACAAGAGAAATCGCTGGTCATAATTGCATCCATATGGCAAACCACAGTGCAAAAGTAACTCATTAGCGATTGAAAGTGTTGACTGAAAATTCACCATTAAAATGTAAACCAAAAAAGGGATGACCAATGATTCAAAATTTTGGGAAGAAAAATTACCttcaaatgagagaaagagagagagagagaagtggACAAATTGATAGCATTTGATGAAATGTCCAGACTCAATTCAGAATACTAGTATATGTCAAAAGACAGGTCAGGGCCACAGTCAATTTAGATTATCATGCAAAACATCAACTAATCACAAGAGAAACACAGTGCAGCATACTTCACCCTTGAATCTTCTTCATATTGAGAAGAAAATTGGCAGCATACTTCACACTTGAATCTTCAAGTCATTCCCTAATGCATCTTTTCTACCAATTACATCTTAATGACTGTTTCACAACTAATGTGCACATAATGATGTCAGGGACTGAAACCACTTGAACTTCCGACCTTCTATTCATATGTATACAATTTTCGTATATACATATTTCCTGAACATAAACTGCAGATTGCTGTTAAATGTTGTTTTCTCAAGGAAGGGAAATGAAGAGAATTCATGCAGTTGGTTGGTTTGGCAACTTCAATCTGTAAACCAGTACCTGCAGAAAATGCACCACAGAAGAATCATCCTTGTAAAGTGTTGAATACCGGTAAAGGAGTTGAATACTGGTGGGAAGTTTGAGAAGCATTATGTTGATTGGGAGGGCTTACCAGATCACCTTGCTGGAAACTGAAAGAAGCATGCAACCCAGCAAGAGATTCATCTGCTGATAATATTTGATTGTCTTCTGAAGGATTGGACTGCAGTTTATCTtcaaaatttgatgaatttataCCAGATGCACAATCATGAGGCTTTTTTATGAAAATGTCAACTTGTTCTGCCTGCACTGATAATTGAAGAGCGATGAACTGCATAAAAGTTCATGAGTAACAAAATTCAGAATTAGCATTTCCCTTGGTTTTGAGAATTTAAAAAGATTATTCAATATCCAAAGTAAGTGTAACCAGTGACTGACTTGACTAAGGTGTCTAACAGACAAGGTGGGTCTGCAGCAAAGGTAAGGTTGTTCCAGCTGAGGCCCAAGGGTTTCATCCAAAGGAAGCAGGGTCACATGCAAATCAAACTGAAAAAGAAATGGTAGACTAAGCTTAGTAACCCATCATTATAAGCCAggctagtaaaaaaaattaaaaatttcctaCTAATGAGCATACCTCGGCATCTTTTTCATCTAAATTGCGAAGGAACTCCACCATCTTACTCATTCGCCCACCTTTGATAAACCGACCAGTGGACCCGCTTGCATTGCCATGTCGTGTTTGGCTCCGTGCACCATTCTTGCCCCATGCAAGCATTTCCCCATTCCCTGCTATCAATGGTGATGTGCCCATTGTTTCCCTGCTCACTTCTAGATCATCATTTTCCTCTGAGCCAATATCAGCATTGGCTGATGTTCTCGCTGGTGAAGACCGAGGTCCACTCCATCTCTTGCATCTCTTAGGCCTCACATCTGGAGAGCGCTCATCAGCAGATGATGAATCTTTGCAACCATCATTACCATTCACatcttcctcctcctcatcatcagAACATACTAGTGAAGTGTCACGCCCACCAGTTCTACTTCTGCCACGCAAATAATTGCTTTGCCCATGAGCATTCCGGTAATTTGATCTTCTTACAAAAGCTACAGCAGTGGCTTTAGCTGTAGAACGTTTCCGCCCAAGTGCTTCCGTTTGCCGCCGAAAAGTTTCAGCTATTGATGCTTGAATCTTGACAAAGAAATCATCAAATGTGAGAAAGGCTCATGCTTTCCATGATAGAGAGTCACTTTTATTGAGCACATACAGCAATGTTTATGTTACCTTCTTATTGCGAGTCTTTTCCTCATCATGGAAAGCTAATTCCTACAGGAATATATATTCAGGCCAAGACAATAAAAGAGCagaaaaagcaagcaaaagCGGAGCagaaaaagcaagaaacaataaACTTGAAGGCCAATCGCTTGAGTACCTCCTCCTCATACTTATCAATATCTGGGTATAAAGCTGAAATAAGGGAATCATAGTTTGGGTCATCCCTCAAAGAGCGCCGGCTTGCACAATGAGTGCGGCAAGCTGGACACTCATTGTTCCTGCAATGTTTGCAATCAAACCATGCACTCGAAAACTCAGAACCAAAAAtgtattcaagaaaaaaataagtaggAGATAGCATACCCAAGACGCATAGATTTGTCGATGCATTCCCTGCAAAAGCGATGCAAGCACTCCATAACTGTCCTTGTCTTCCGGATTATCCCTGACAAACGGACAAATGTATGAACAAAAGGATTTTATTTAGGAAGTTAAAAACTTTATGAGAATCTTTGGAGTTATGAAATATGGCTTTGATGGCTCTAAGAGAAGTTGTACTCTACCAATCAGCACTTCTTGTTGGCTCAGATAACACTTACAAAACTATATCTACACATTTTTTAGAAGTTCAAACTATGTCACATCAAATCTCAAGACTGCGGTAAAAGCATGTGCACTGAGTAATGCACAGCACGCCAAGTGTACCATAATTTGGCTTAGGGTGTCTCAAAAAAAGTTTGGCTCTTCCCGAGTAGAAGTCTATACAAGTTCTCTGAACGACAGTATTATTGATAATAATGCAACTGTTTCAGAGttcataaaatttctaatattacaTTTTACGCTGGTAAACAAAGAATCgtgcttttttaaaattattttttataaactgctacagtgaaaagGAAGATAGAGTGTGGAAATAGATGGGGCTCTGATATTGGAGTAATTTCAGATCAAATAATTTTCTTCCCTGACAAAATGAAACATACcaaaaaatataacaacatacatatatatatttgaaaaatgacCTCGCATACTGGAAACTATAATTTTAAGCTAAGACATGAATATTTAAATCATGGCTCTTGCCCCATGTATTTGGGGATGTTTTAATATATTGCTTGGAGACGACAATTTAAGCATGATGTTTGGTGCAAGACCAACAGGAACATTCTGAAAACAATTAATGCTTTTTCAGAAAACAGTCAGGAACATCCAGTTGGTGTGACTGAATGCACATGCGGTAAATTATGAGCACATGCATATActtataaatcacatcaaactAAGAAACTCTTACCTAAGCATATAGGGCATTGCACTTCTTTGCGTATTTCAGATAATTTCACCATTATAAATCTGCTGATTAAGACAAATATCAGTACAATGATCATTTCATTTTGACAACAAGCATGTGGGAGTGGGAGCCTTAAGCAACCCAGGAATGTAAGTGCAAAATAATTTACATATGAAAAATGATCACAATATCAAATTCAACAACCCAAAAATGGAAAGGCTGTACAAAAGAATGCAAAAGTCTATAAGCTCAATCAATAGAAGATGGTTCA includes the following:
- the LOC120267766 gene encoding LOW QUALITY PROTEIN: probable sodium/metabolite cotransporter BASS1, chloroplastic (The sequence of the model RefSeq protein was modified relative to this genomic sequence to represent the inferred CDS: deleted 1 base in 1 codon) — protein: MAALLRAPHPSPLPRARLHASRSPIINSPLLHSISSSTPTRKISTSRRTLLVPLHASTNPSPLSSSNGGSMDVRNVIVRAGEILSLGFPLWVALACFLGLCKPSSFLWVHRDWQILGITLTMLGMGMTLTLDDLKGALLMPKEIAAGFILQYTIMPLSGYFVSKMLKLPAHYAAGLILLGCCPGGTASNIVTYLARGNVALSVLMTAASTFAAVIMTPFLTSKLAGQFVTVDPIGLFTSTVQVVLAPVIFGAILNQYCNNLVEFVSPVMPFIAVVTVAILCGGAIAQSASVILTSGLQVVFSVCLLHGLGFFFGYLFSRMMGIDVSSSRTISIEVGMQNSVLGLVLANQHFGNPLTAVPCAVASVVHSAYGSLLAGIWRGMPPKIERNEED
- the LOC120267954 gene encoding putative E3 ubiquitin-protein ligase RING1a isoform X2, with amino-acid sequence MLPHPPLPLLIHRRRLPCRSSPERKTFPSVAPPPVDQLPETPQVKEESDADDGSASSPSEAGNDEFIMVKLSEIRKEVQCPICLGIIRKTRTVMECLHRFCRECIDKSMRLGNNECPACRTHCASRRSLRDDPNYDSLISALYPDIDKYEEEELAFHDEEKTRNKKIQASIAETFRRQTEALGRKRSTAKATAVAFVRRSNYRNAHGQSNYLRGRSRTGGRDTSLVCSDDEEEEDVNGNDGCKDSSSADERSPDVRPKRCKRWSGPRSSPARTSANADIGSEENDDLEVSRETMGTSPLIAGNGEMLAWGKNGARSQTRHGNASGSTGRFIKGGRMSKMVEFLRNLDEKDAEFDLHVTLLPLDETLGPQLEQPYLCCRPTLSVRHLSQFIALQLSVQAEQVDIFIKKPHDCASGINSSNFEDKLQSNPSEDNQILSADESLAGLHASFSFQQGDLVLVYRLKLPNQPTA
- the LOC120267954 gene encoding putative E3 ubiquitin-protein ligase RING1a isoform X1 produces the protein MLPHPPLPLLIHRRRLPCRSSPERKTFPSVAPPPVDQLPETPQVKEESDADDGSASSPSEAGNDDRFIMVKLSEIRKEVQCPICLGIIRKTRTVMECLHRFCRECIDKSMRLGNNECPACRTHCASRRSLRDDPNYDSLISALYPDIDKYEEEELAFHDEEKTRNKKIQASIAETFRRQTEALGRKRSTAKATAVAFVRRSNYRNAHGQSNYLRGRSRTGGRDTSLVCSDDEEEEDVNGNDGCKDSSSADERSPDVRPKRCKRWSGPRSSPARTSANADIGSEENDDLEVSRETMGTSPLIAGNGEMLAWGKNGARSQTRHGNASGSTGRFIKGGRMSKMVEFLRNLDEKDAEFDLHVTLLPLDETLGPQLEQPYLCCRPTLSVRHLSQFIALQLSVQAEQVDIFIKKPHDCASGINSSNFEDKLQSNPSEDNQILSADESLAGLHASFSFQQGDLVLVYRLKLPNQPTA